From Candidatus Bathyanammoxibius amoris, the proteins below share one genomic window:
- a CDS encoding NYN domain-containing protein, translating to MSPGPITISEQRVAVFVDVQNMFYSAKALHQSKIDYSKLLQEIIGDRKLIRAIAYVVKKSDVDQSSFTDALERLGYEIKSKDLRLRPDGTAKGDWDMGIAIDTIAIAPKLDTVVLVSGDGDFAPLLEMLKAHGCRVEVVSFRKSTSVELIDAATKYTAIEESLLFKEKKFQRDDSSGNQQEREAKAVSERS from the coding sequence ATGAGTCCAGGTCCAATAACAATATCAGAACAACGGGTAGCGGTATTCGTAGACGTCCAGAATATGTTTTATTCGGCTAAGGCCTTGCACCAGTCAAAGATAGATTACTCCAAGCTTCTTCAGGAAATAATCGGGGACAGAAAACTTATAAGGGCCATAGCCTATGTGGTCAAGAAGTCAGACGTAGACCAATCGAGCTTTACAGACGCCCTTGAGCGGCTGGGTTACGAGATAAAATCAAAGGACCTTCGGTTACGTCCTGACGGTACCGCCAAGGGGGATTGGGACATGGGCATCGCCATAGACACGATCGCCATAGCGCCCAAGCTGGACACCGTGGTGCTTGTCTCAGGCGACGGCGATTTCGCGCCTCTACTTGAGATGCTAAAGGCGCACGGGTGCAGGGTTGAAGTCGTCTCCTTCCGCAAGAGCACCTCTGTCGAGCTTATTGACGCTGCCACAAAATACACCGCCATAGAAGAGTCACTGTTATTTAAGGAGAAAAAGTTTCAGCGGGATGATAGTTCAGGAAACCAGCAGGAAAGAGAAGCTAAAGCGGTGTCAGAAAGGTCTTAA
- a CDS encoding phosphopantothenoylcysteine decarboxylase, with protein sequence MSYTIILGVTGSIAAYKACEITSGLVKSGVDVVVVMTRPAQRFIQPLTFRTLSKNEVVTGLFGRTEVHDPYHVSLADRADLILVAPATAAIIGNVASGVSDDILTCTLLASRARVIMAPAMDDNMYHHPIVQANISRLKEIGYGFIGPVEGRLSTGKVGVGRLAPVEEIINTVLEELKTLSPKSRGTARRAPTVKKKVGRQAGGKSSKG encoded by the coding sequence ATGTCCTACACCATAATCCTTGGAGTGACGGGCAGTATAGCGGCCTATAAGGCCTGCGAGATTACGTCAGGCCTGGTAAAGTCTGGTGTGGACGTGGTGGTGGTTATGACCAGACCGGCCCAGCGTTTTATCCAGCCACTGACGTTTCGCACGCTCTCGAAGAATGAAGTCGTTACGGGTCTTTTTGGAAGGACAGAGGTCCATGACCCGTATCACGTCTCCCTGGCCGACAGGGCAGACCTGATACTGGTGGCACCTGCGACGGCCGCCATTATCGGCAATGTTGCCTCAGGTGTGTCCGATGACATACTTACCTGCACGCTCCTGGCATCCCGTGCAAGGGTAATCATGGCCCCTGCAATGGATGACAATATGTACCACCACCCCATAGTCCAGGCAAATATTTCGAGATTGAAGGAGATTGGGTACGGGTTCATAGGCCCCGTTGAGGGACGTCTCTCCACGGGAAAGGTAGGCGTGGGGCGTCTTGCACCCGTTGAAGAGATAATAAATACGGTACTGGAGGAATTAAAAACGCTTTCACCAAAAAGCAGGGGTACGGCACGCCGTGCCCCTACCGTTAAAAAAAAGGTTGGGAGACAGGCCGGTGGAAAGAGTAGTAAGGGTTAA
- the gmk gene encoding guanylate kinase gives MSSDNGGRRGKLVIISGPSGSGKTTICRELVKHPGVKISVSVTTRAPRPREVEGQDYYFVGEDEFGRRVKEGRFVEHARYSGTLYGTLRKPLERALEEGLTYLLEVDVQGALQVMEKYPDAISIFIMPPGEDVLKRRLMDRNTDKEQDINRRLDIAGQELEHSSRYKYRVVNDKLEDALDEIFDILGLLKG, from the coding sequence ATGTCGAGTGACAACGGCGGTAGAAGAGGGAAGCTGGTAATAATCTCGGGTCCGTCCGGTTCGGGGAAAACCACAATTTGCCGGGAACTGGTCAAACACCCCGGGGTGAAGATATCAGTCTCGGTAACCACCAGGGCCCCGCGTCCCCGGGAGGTGGAGGGCCAGGATTATTATTTTGTCGGTGAGGATGAATTTGGAAGGAGAGTAAAGGAAGGGCGCTTTGTAGAACACGCCCGGTATTCCGGGACCCTTTACGGTACACTTCGTAAACCGTTGGAGAGGGCCCTGGAAGAAGGCCTGACATATTTGCTTGAGGTAGACGTCCAGGGAGCGCTTCAGGTAATGGAGAAATACCCTGATGCCATCTCAATCTTCATCATGCCGCCGGGTGAGGACGTCCTCAAAAGACGCCTTATGGATAGAAATACCGACAAAGAACAGGATATTAACAGGCGGCTGGACATAGCCGGGCAGGAGCTGGAGCACTCCTCCCGGTACAAATATCGTGTAGTGAACGACAAACTGGAGGACGCATTGGACGAAATTTTCGACATCCTGGGGCTGCTTAAGGGGTAA
- the tpiA gene encoding triose-phosphate isomerase: MLRPFIVGNWKMNLSLEESKDLAGSIRDGVKDIKDVDVGVCPPFAFLDGVYSVLKGGSVILGAQNMHWESKGAFTGEVSGDMIREVGCTHVILGHSERRHVFGETDSMINLKLKAAFARDLMPIFCIGEKLEERESGKTSEVIERQLKAGLEGLSAGDASKLTIAYEPVWAIGTGKNATPAQAQEVHGRIRALLKQSYDEGVSNRIRIQYGGSAKPDNAAELLSQPDINGFLVGGASLKKDSFLKMVSIAFEQVESPA; encoded by the coding sequence GTGCTAAGACCTTTTATTGTAGGTAATTGGAAAATGAACCTGTCCCTGGAGGAGTCGAAAGACTTGGCTGGCTCCATAAGGGACGGCGTCAAAGATATCAAGGACGTGGATGTAGGTGTATGTCCGCCCTTTGCGTTTCTCGACGGCGTGTACTCTGTCTTGAAGGGCGGCAGCGTCATCCTGGGTGCCCAGAACATGCACTGGGAGAGTAAAGGGGCCTTCACAGGAGAGGTCTCCGGCGATATGATTAGAGAGGTGGGGTGTACACATGTTATACTGGGCCACTCCGAGAGAAGACACGTCTTCGGTGAAACGGATTCAATGATAAACCTGAAACTTAAGGCGGCCTTTGCCCGGGACTTGATGCCCATATTCTGTATTGGCGAGAAGCTGGAGGAACGAGAGTCAGGCAAGACCTCTGAGGTTATAGAGAGACAACTCAAGGCCGGCCTGGAAGGTCTCAGTGCCGGAGATGCCTCAAAGTTGACCATAGCCTATGAACCGGTATGGGCCATTGGCACGGGTAAGAACGCAACCCCCGCTCAGGCACAAGAGGTTCATGGCCGGATTCGAGCGTTGCTGAAACAGTCTTACGATGAAGGCGTATCGAACCGGATTAGAATACAGTACGGAGGGAGTGCCAAGCCGGATAACGCAGCCGAATTGCTGTCACAACCGGATATAAACGGGTTCCTGGTAGGAGGCGCCAGTCTGAAGAAGGATTCATTCTTGAAAATGGTCTCAATCGCATTTGAACAAGTGGAGAGTCCCGCTTAG
- the mamK gene encoding MamK family actin-like protein, which produces MMAEVVTEERDPNVMYVGMDLGTFRASITASNGIRKTVVSVVGWPKDDISRKLLGKDLVFGLEALKHRLALNLVRPLEKGVIKYSDDSTLASEEEIELYKEAAKEIVKHAIALAQHKSGQTVYAVIGAPAQASVINKQSLIEAAMEAVDSVIVVSEPFSVAYGLDMLDDALIIDIGAGTVDLCRMHGALPEEGDQVTLTTAGDYVDELLLKLIKENHPDAQLTINMARDIKERNGFVSDTNDRVVVRIPVEGRPRVIDITEECKQACKAIVPPIIEAVGNLIATYDPEFQSRIRNNIILAGGMSQLKGLGSLLEEGLEEYGGGKVNKVDEPVYAGADGALKLAYDMPDNLWKELR; this is translated from the coding sequence ATGATGGCAGAGGTTGTTACAGAAGAAAGAGACCCCAACGTAATGTACGTAGGCATGGACCTGGGTACCTTCAGGGCCTCTATAACCGCAAGTAACGGTATACGGAAAACAGTGGTTAGCGTAGTAGGATGGCCAAAAGACGATATCTCCAGAAAATTATTGGGTAAGGATCTGGTCTTTGGGCTTGAGGCGTTAAAGCACCGTCTTGCACTTAACCTTGTAAGGCCCCTGGAAAAAGGGGTAATAAAATATTCTGACGATTCAACGCTGGCAAGCGAAGAAGAGATAGAATTATACAAAGAAGCTGCAAAAGAGATAGTTAAACACGCCATAGCGCTGGCTCAGCACAAAAGCGGGCAAACGGTTTATGCCGTTATTGGCGCGCCCGCCCAGGCGAGTGTAATAAACAAGCAATCGTTGATAGAAGCGGCCATGGAGGCCGTTGACTCTGTCATCGTTGTCTCGGAACCCTTCTCGGTAGCGTACGGGCTGGACATGCTGGACGACGCCCTGATTATTGACATCGGGGCAGGCACGGTCGACCTGTGCAGGATGCACGGCGCATTGCCAGAAGAAGGAGACCAGGTAACGCTTACCACCGCCGGGGACTATGTTGACGAACTGCTGTTAAAGCTCATAAAGGAGAATCATCCCGACGCCCAGCTTACCATCAATATGGCCAGAGACATAAAGGAAAGAAACGGCTTTGTCTCAGACACAAACGACAGGGTGGTCGTCAGGATTCCCGTAGAAGGCAGACCCAGAGTAATCGACATAACAGAAGAATGTAAGCAGGCCTGCAAGGCGATAGTGCCACCCATAATTGAGGCCGTCGGGAATCTTATAGCTACATATGACCCGGAATTCCAGTCCCGCATTCGGAACAATATAATACTGGCCGGCGGCATGAGCCAGCTAAAGGGCCTTGGCAGTCTTCTGGAGGAAGGGCTTGAGGAGTATGGCGGCGGAAAGGTCAACAAGGTAGATGAGCCCGTTTACGCAGGTGCTGACGGCGCCCTCAAGCTGGCCTACGATATGCCCGATAACCTCTGGAAAGAACTGCGATAG
- the pheA gene encoding prephenate dehydratase, with amino-acid sequence MNTEGTLESLRKQIDGLDLKTVKLLNERARIAQKIGEVKRQTSAEVYHPNREQQVYERVISENTGPLPDDTLRAIYRELMAGSRALEGTLKVSYLGPVGTFSFVAARKSFGASVEYVPQRGIDAVFREVETGRVDYGIVPAENSTEGGIRETLNMFQECDVKICAEVILPVHHSLMARCAMGEVKRVYSKLQVFSQCRNWLSDNFPDAELLEVGSTTEAAQMAKKESGAAAIAHAEVAEPCGLEVLCASIEDNPDNVTRFYVLSNSFSSPSGKDKTAVMCYIKNQVGALYGILHPFRKYGVNLTSIESLPSGRKAWNYSFYIEFEGHVQDENVKKALERVSRVCLELKVLGSFPRSSQL; translated from the coding sequence ATGAATACTGAAGGTACGTTAGAATCCTTAAGAAAACAGATTGACGGCCTCGATTTAAAGACGGTTAAGCTCCTTAATGAACGCGCCAGGATTGCCCAAAAGATAGGCGAGGTGAAGAGACAAACCAGTGCGGAGGTCTATCACCCGAACAGGGAGCAGCAGGTCTACGAGAGGGTTATCTCAGAAAACACAGGCCCTCTGCCCGACGACACATTGAGGGCAATATACAGGGAGCTTATGGCTGGTTCCAGGGCCCTCGAGGGAACCCTCAAGGTCTCCTATTTGGGACCGGTGGGCACCTTCAGCTTTGTGGCCGCCAGAAAGAGTTTTGGCGCCTCTGTTGAATACGTACCCCAAAGGGGAATTGACGCGGTCTTCAGGGAGGTAGAAACCGGCCGGGTAGACTACGGGATAGTCCCCGCTGAGAACTCTACAGAGGGGGGCATACGTGAGACGCTGAACATGTTTCAGGAGTGTGACGTCAAGATTTGTGCGGAGGTCATACTCCCCGTGCACCATAGCCTTATGGCCCGCTGCGCTATGGGGGAGGTTAAGAGGGTGTACTCAAAACTTCAGGTCTTTTCCCAGTGCAGGAATTGGCTTTCGGACAATTTCCCCGATGCGGAACTGCTGGAGGTAGGCAGCACCACCGAGGCCGCGCAGATGGCAAAAAAAGAGTCCGGCGCCGCTGCTATAGCCCACGCTGAAGTGGCTGAACCATGCGGACTTGAAGTCCTGTGCGCCAGCATTGAGGACAACCCCGACAACGTTACAAGATTCTATGTCTTAAGTAATTCGTTTTCCAGCCCGAGCGGTAAGGACAAGACGGCCGTGATGTGCTACATAAAAAACCAGGTGGGCGCCCTTTACGGGATTTTGCACCCGTTTAGAAAATATGGTGTCAACCTGACCAGTATAGAGTCGCTACCTTCCGGCAGGAAGGCCTGGAATTACAGTTTCTACATAGAGTTTGAGGGCCATGTCCAGGACGAAAACGTTAAGAAGGCCCTTGAAAGGGTCAGCCGCGTGTGCCTGGAGCTTAAGGTCTTGGGCTCATTCCCAAGAAGCAGCCAACTCTGA
- the dut gene encoding dUTP diphosphatase, whose amino-acid sequence MERVVRVNIKKKEGCEDLPAPQYMSEGASGADLYAAVNGEQVLEPSGILTVPTGMFIELPSGYEAQVRPRSGLALRHGLSIVNAPGTIDNDYRGEICVILCNLGKEPVKINRGMRIAQLIFQPVVRAEFIEVKELGTTRRNEGGFGHTGV is encoded by the coding sequence GTGGAAAGAGTAGTAAGGGTTAATATAAAGAAAAAAGAGGGTTGCGAAGACCTGCCCGCCCCTCAGTACATGAGTGAGGGAGCCAGCGGCGCAGACCTGTATGCGGCCGTAAATGGAGAACAGGTATTGGAGCCGTCCGGCATACTGACCGTGCCTACTGGAATGTTTATAGAGCTTCCATCGGGATACGAGGCGCAGGTGAGGCCGCGGAGTGGGCTGGCGCTCAGGCACGGGCTTTCCATAGTTAACGCCCCGGGGACAATAGACAATGATTACCGCGGGGAGATATGTGTCATCCTGTGCAACCTGGGGAAAGAACCTGTTAAGATAAACCGCGGTATGCGCATCGCACAGTTGATCTTTCAGCCGGTAGTGAGAGCTGAATTCATTGAAGTGAAGGAGCTGGGAACCACCCGGAGAAACGAGGGTGGTTTCGGCCACACGGGGGTATAA
- a CDS encoding YicC family protein has translation MLRSMTGFGRAESREGNATLTVEVRSVNNRFLKVSSRVPEPFLPFQERLERILKDRLTRGSVFMEIEYKLLHEPPAFQVNLETLKGYYRAIKELGGELGPEGEVPLAALFSLPGICERVKPQGNNIEELLPAFEGLVGSALNELINMREQEGKALEEGLVCSKERIARLLGVLEERAPEVVSSYRDRLKKRVSNLLKGVDVELSDSDLAREVAVFAERSDITEEITRLRSHIAQMDEALGKEAPSGRKQEFIVQEMFREANTMGSKACDGDMLQIVIDIKMEVEKIKEQVFNVE, from the coding sequence ATGTTGAGGAGTATGACCGGTTTCGGCAGGGCTGAAAGTAGAGAAGGCAATGCCACCCTTACGGTGGAGGTCCGTTCCGTCAACAACCGGTTCCTGAAAGTGAGTTCCAGGGTGCCGGAACCGTTCTTACCGTTTCAAGAGCGGCTGGAAAGGATATTGAAAGATAGGCTGACACGGGGCAGTGTATTTATGGAGATAGAGTACAAACTTCTTCATGAGCCTCCGGCCTTTCAGGTCAATCTGGAGACACTTAAGGGTTACTACCGTGCCATAAAAGAACTGGGAGGTGAATTGGGACCGGAAGGAGAAGTGCCTCTGGCCGCCTTATTCTCCCTGCCGGGTATCTGTGAGAGGGTCAAGCCGCAGGGAAACAACATAGAAGAATTATTGCCCGCCTTCGAGGGTCTGGTGGGTTCAGCACTGAACGAGCTAATCAATATGCGTGAACAAGAGGGCAAGGCCCTGGAAGAGGGGCTCGTCTGCTCGAAGGAACGGATAGCACGTCTCCTTGGCGTACTGGAGGAGCGTGCACCTGAGGTCGTTAGCAGCTACAGGGACAGGTTGAAAAAAAGGGTGTCCAATCTGCTTAAAGGCGTAGACGTGGAACTGTCGGATAGTGACTTGGCCAGAGAGGTAGCAGTTTTCGCGGAGCGCTCTGATATCACGGAGGAGATTACCAGGCTCAGGAGTCACATCGCACAGATGGATGAAGCCTTGGGAAAAGAGGCCCCGTCGGGCAGGAAACAGGAGTTTATTGTGCAAGAGATGTTCAGAGAGGCTAACACAATGGGTTCTAAGGCCTGTGACGGGGACATGCTTCAGATTGTAATCGACATAAAGATGGAAGTTGAGAAGATAAAAGAGCAGGTCTTCAATGTCGAGTGA
- the secG gene encoding preprotein translocase subunit SecG: MELNEKTVKWALAVIVVFGLVFTMTMMQMVSALKMFLVLTCAVLLGTILLQAGKGGGLAAIGGLQDQSSFGTRTSTFLSKLTYLIGAVFIVTTICLTKISSVTFVEKAAPQPAAEMPAGQLPPGHPPTEGLPPGHPPMEGLPPGHPPTEGLPPGHPSPGGVPAIVPPQEKPASATLGWQEKPEADKEKKQEAKESEEQKGSPDK; the protein is encoded by the coding sequence ATGGAGTTAAACGAAAAAACAGTTAAATGGGCGCTGGCCGTCATCGTAGTCTTTGGCCTTGTATTTACCATGACTATGATGCAGATGGTTTCGGCCCTTAAGATGTTTTTGGTGCTTACATGTGCCGTGCTCTTAGGCACCATACTATTACAGGCGGGCAAAGGAGGCGGATTGGCGGCTATTGGCGGTCTGCAGGACCAGTCTTCCTTTGGCACCAGGACGAGCACGTTCCTCAGTAAGCTTACCTATCTGATAGGAGCAGTCTTCATTGTCACAACTATATGTTTGACGAAGATCTCAAGTGTCACGTTTGTAGAGAAGGCTGCCCCGCAGCCGGCAGCTGAGATGCCTGCCGGACAACTACCACCGGGGCATCCGCCCACAGAAGGGCTCCCGCCGGGGCATCCGCCCATGGAAGGGCTCCCGCCCGGACATCCGCCCACGGAAGGGCTCCCGCCGGGACATCCGTCTCCGGGAGGGGTACCAGCAATTGTACCTCCGCAGGAGAAGCCGGCAAGCGCTACATTAGGCTGGCAGGAAAAGCCGGAGGCAGACAAAGAGAAGAAGCAGGAGGCAAAAGAATCTGAGGAGCAAAAGGGGTCTCCTGATAAGTAA
- a CDS encoding radical SAM protein yields the protein MLKVTEIFKSIQGESTYAGLPCAFVRLTGCNLRCNYCDTVHAYENGVDMDIEEILSSIRLLDCNLVEITGGEPLLQDETRELVSALLEEGRRVLVETNGSLDISVLPEGAVRIVDLKCPDSGMVDEVDWINIERLRPGDEVKFVISSRRDYDWVKGVIEKHKLTEKVEVLVGVAFGKLELQQVASWILEDGVDVRFQLQVHRYIWPAGTREGITLRSMCRYESGSGSGTPEWRYG from the coding sequence ATGCTAAAAGTAACGGAGATATTTAAGAGTATTCAGGGGGAATCTACCTATGCCGGGTTGCCTTGCGCCTTTGTGAGGCTGACGGGGTGTAATTTGAGGTGCAACTACTGTGACACGGTCCATGCCTACGAGAACGGTGTGGATATGGATATTGAGGAGATACTTTCCAGTATAAGGCTGCTGGACTGTAATTTGGTGGAAATTACCGGGGGTGAGCCCCTGCTTCAAGATGAGACCAGAGAATTAGTTTCGGCGCTCCTGGAGGAGGGTCGCCGTGTGCTGGTCGAGACCAATGGTTCGCTGGATATAAGTGTACTGCCTGAGGGGGCCGTAAGGATTGTAGACCTGAAATGCCCTGACAGTGGTATGGTTGATGAAGTGGATTGGATAAACATTGAAAGGCTGAGACCGGGTGATGAGGTGAAGTTTGTTATAAGTTCGAGAAGGGATTATGACTGGGTAAAAGGGGTTATAGAGAAACACAAACTGACGGAGAAGGTGGAGGTTCTCGTTGGCGTAGCTTTCGGTAAATTGGAACTCCAACAGGTAGCCTCCTGGATATTGGAAGACGGGGTTGACGTCCGTTTCCAATTACAGGTACATCGTTATATCTGGCCGGCTGGAACACGGGAAGGCATAACGCTGAGGAGCATGTGTAGATATGAAAGCGGGTCTGGCAGTGGTACTCCTGAGTGGAGGTATGGATAG
- the rnc gene encoding ribonuclease III, translated as MIVQETSRKEKLKRCQKGLKHTFKDISLLERALIHTSCKLEYNGSNERMEFLGDAVLGMIISGYLYNTFPDFSEGELTRIKSVVVSQPILAKVANRLKLGRYITVGKGLNGKKGFPRSIVANVFEAIIAAIYLDGGVGAASDFILTHLSEEIGPVSKDEHARNYKSLLQQYCQKHLNTTPQYNVIGQHGPDHGKTFEVVVAINDNTYGQGKGLSKKEAEQIAAEETLDLITRDKDHIATKL; from the coding sequence ATGATAGTTCAGGAAACCAGCAGGAAAGAGAAGCTAAAGCGGTGTCAGAAAGGTCTTAAACACACCTTTAAGGACATCTCTTTGCTTGAGAGGGCGCTTATACACACGTCCTGTAAGCTTGAATACAACGGCAGCAACGAGAGGATGGAGTTTCTTGGCGACGCCGTACTTGGGATGATAATCTCCGGGTACCTCTACAATACCTTTCCCGACTTCAGCGAGGGCGAGCTCACAAGGATAAAGTCCGTCGTGGTGAGTCAGCCCATCCTGGCCAAGGTTGCAAACAGGTTGAAGCTCGGCCGATACATAACCGTTGGCAAGGGACTCAACGGTAAGAAAGGTTTCCCGAGATCCATCGTCGCCAACGTATTCGAGGCCATCATCGCGGCTATTTATTTGGACGGTGGTGTCGGTGCGGCAAGCGATTTTATCCTTACACATCTGTCAGAGGAAATAGGGCCTGTCTCTAAAGACGAACATGCCAGGAACTACAAGAGCCTGCTTCAACAGTACTGCCAGAAGCATCTGAATACTACCCCGCAATATAACGTAATTGGACAGCACGGGCCGGACCATGGCAAGACCTTTGAGGTTGTAGTGGCAATCAATGACAATACCTACGGCCAGGGTAAGGGACTGAGCAAGAAAGAGGCGGAACAGATCGCCGCGGAAGAAACACTCGACTTAATCACCCGTGACAAAGATCACATAGCGACAAAACTCTAG
- the queC gene encoding 7-cyano-7-deazaguanine synthase QueC has translation MKAGLAVVLLSGGMDSCVVAAMASESYELACLHVNYKQRTEVRELKAYSEIASYYGVPEEKRLVIDMAYLGAIGGSSLTDRDIAVPTSATTSNNIPSTYVPFRNTHLLAAGVSWAEVIGAEKVFIGAVEDDVTGYPDCREQYYKVFNKLVEAGTRPETRVTVETPLIHMNKAEIVAKGVSLGAPFHLSWSCYKEEEKACGRCQSCLLRHEAFSQAGHKDPVPCQTDNP, from the coding sequence ATGAAAGCGGGTCTGGCAGTGGTACTCCTGAGTGGAGGTATGGATAGCTGTGTAGTTGCAGCCATGGCCAGCGAGTCTTATGAGCTGGCCTGTCTTCACGTAAACTACAAGCAGAGGACTGAGGTAAGAGAGCTAAAGGCATACAGCGAAATTGCGTCTTACTACGGAGTGCCTGAGGAAAAGAGGCTGGTCATAGATATGGCCTATCTGGGTGCCATTGGCGGTTCCAGTCTCACCGACCGTGACATCGCCGTCCCAACATCTGCCACAACCTCGAATAATATACCTTCCACATATGTACCCTTCAGGAATACACACCTGCTTGCGGCCGGGGTCTCGTGGGCAGAGGTGATAGGGGCGGAGAAGGTATTTATCGGCGCAGTGGAGGATGACGTTACAGGTTATCCCGACTGCAGGGAACAGTATTATAAGGTCTTTAACAAGCTCGTGGAGGCCGGTACCAGACCTGAGACACGCGTAACCGTGGAGACGCCCCTGATTCACATGAATAAGGCCGAGATAGTCGCTAAAGGGGTCTCACTGGGAGCGCCCTTTCACCTCAGCTGGTCTTGCTACAAGGAAGAAGAAAAAGCATGTGGGCGGTGTCAGAGTTGCTTGTTACGGCATGAGGCCTTTAGCCAGGCAGGACACAAAGACCCGGTACCCTGCCAGACAGACAACCCCTAG